A stretch of DNA from Patescibacteria group bacterium:
ACAGTTAAGCGCAAAGATTCACCCAACACATCATCTTTATCCATGGCTCGTCCTGAATATCTTAAAAACAACGGTTCAAAATCTTCGGTGCGAACTGTAAGGTAAGCTTTTAATGCCTGTTTTGCCGAATTGCTGATATAAACTGTTCTAACCTTGCGACCTTTTCCAATGACGCTAAATTCTCCACGCGAAAGTACCGCCGTAGTGAAATCATTTTTATTTAACCCTACAAGTTCCGAAACCCGCATTCCGGTGGAAAACAGAATCTCCAGCATGGCTTTGTCTCGCAAACCAGATTTTTTGTTGGGATTTTGCAAAGACAAGAGCTCTAAAACCTCGCTACGAGAAAGAAATTTAGGAACCTGCGCTTCAGATCGTCCTAGTTCAATTTTTGTCGGCGAGATGATATTGTACCCCTTGCTCAATATAAGCCATTTTACAAAACTGCGAAGTGCCACAAGATAAACTTTTTGGGTTGATCTTTTATATTCCAACTTAGACTTATTGCTCACGCGACGATTGAGATTCAACCGATATTTTTTAACCAAGTCTTCGCTGATGTCTTTTTCGCTTGCCTCATGACCTAATGCTTTAGAAGCAAACACCAAAAAGTCCTGCAGGTAAAAATGATACATTCTAATTGTGCCTTGTGACATGTTCTTTTCTAGCTCCAGATGTTCTAGGTATTCTACGAGTAGCTCTTTTAATAACATGTATTCATATTAGCAAATTTGACCAATTAGTCCAATTAGGCTAATTAGACAAATTGAACCCAACAAAACCCTTGGGGAACATAACAAACCTTACTTAAGTAATTTATTTTACTTAAGTTAACTTAAGATCCTTAAAATATTTAAGTTTTGCTCCCACAAACCCCAAGAGTAGAGCAAAACCCCTACACCCGCATTGTCGTTAAATGTATGTTTAACGACTACAGGGATGTGAAGTAGCTGTAAATAGGGATTTTGCGGGAATTTAGATGAATCCAAATTAATACAACTAAA
This window harbors:
- a CDS encoding tyrosine-type recombinase/integrase produces the protein MLLKELLVEYLEHLELEKNMSQGTIRMYHFYLQDFLVFASKALGHEASEKDISEDLVKKYRLNLNRRVSNKSKLEYKRSTQKVYLVALRSFVKWLILSKGYNIISPTKIELGRSEAQVPKFLSRSEVLELLSLQNPNKKSGLRDKAMLEILFSTGMRVSELVGLNKNDFTTAVLSRGEFSVIGKGRKVRTVYISNSAKQALKAYLTVRTEDFEPLFLRYSGRAMDKDDVLGESLRLTVRSVERLIKRYALKAGIRQDVSPHTLRHSYATDLLIAGADLRSVQELLGHANVSTTQIYTHITNKQLKDVYQKFHGKS